A portion of the Candidatus Hinthialibacter antarcticus genome contains these proteins:
- a CDS encoding polysaccharide deacetylase family protein, with protein MRNIQYLIIFFILCSVFHSYAADDNEIRLIVRADDIGCAHAVNLACIEAYTNGVARTVEVMVPGPWFLEAVEMLNQHPNLDVGVHLTLTSEWKNVKWRPLTHATSFVDAFGYFFPMTGKNPNFPAGSSFLEAKPDLQEVERELRAQIETAKKYIHNVSHLSSHMGTPTCTPELRKLTQSLADEYGLPIGLPDFVKSTPRWSGNDKSPAEKEAALIEMIKNLKPGTWLTVEHPGHDVQEMQAIGHKGYENVAIDREGVTRAFCSEKVKAVIKQRGIKLLSYSDILSEN; from the coding sequence ATGAGGAATATTCAATACTTGATTATATTTTTCATCTTATGCTCAGTATTTCATTCTTACGCAGCAGATGACAATGAAATTCGTCTTATCGTCAGAGCGGATGATATAGGCTGCGCCCATGCGGTGAATCTTGCCTGTATTGAAGCCTATACAAACGGCGTCGCCCGCACCGTTGAAGTGATGGTTCCCGGCCCGTGGTTTCTGGAAGCGGTCGAGATGCTCAACCAACATCCCAACCTCGACGTCGGCGTCCACCTCACTCTGACTAGCGAATGGAAAAACGTCAAATGGCGACCGCTAACGCACGCAACTTCATTCGTTGACGCATTCGGTTATTTTTTCCCAATGACGGGAAAGAACCCAAACTTTCCTGCTGGCTCCAGTTTTCTTGAAGCGAAACCAGACTTGCAAGAAGTCGAACGCGAGTTGCGCGCTCAAATTGAAACTGCCAAGAAATATATTCACAATGTCAGCCATCTTTCCTCGCACATGGGAACGCCAACCTGTACGCCAGAGTTACGAAAACTTACGCAAAGCCTAGCGGACGAATACGGCCTCCCGATTGGGCTTCCTGATTTTGTGAAAAGCACACCGCGATGGAGCGGCAACGATAAGTCGCCCGCAGAAAAAGAAGCCGCGTTAATTGAAATGATCAAAAACCTTAAGCCTGGAACCTGGTTGACCGTTGAGCATCCCGGTCACGACGTGCAGGAAATGCAAGCCATCGGGCACAAGGGTTATGAAAACGTCGCCATTGACCGCGAAGGCGTGACGCGGGCGTTTTGCAGCGAAAAAGTCAAAGCCGTCATCAAACAGCGAGGAATCAAATTGCTTTCTTATTCTGATATACTAAGCGAAAACTAA
- a CDS encoding class I SAM-dependent methyltransferase, giving the protein MTASVKRKQVASRPHKARPKPLIATCPACGHHIAAPFFPAGDKPLATLAWPKSQGEAQRMKQLPLNYVCCVDCSHVFNTEFQYDEVPYSEKPNLMFNEGKNWSEFIQRMQRRIIDPLPSAPRVVEIGHGNGAFLSALSRLRPEGKFIGFDPNGAAKGSENVELVQALFQPDIHLAEIMPDIVISRHVLEHLMNPLAFLQSLQFHASSIDLDLLAYFEAPCIDRAIQTQRTVDFYYEHNSQFTSKSFSRMLSRCGAVPEDIGLGYGGEVIYGFVRMGDCKRQIEHAHMATSFMESAYASERTIKRQLQELTDAGRRVAIWGGTGKSAAFINRYELDAERFPIVVDSDPDKAGTYVPGAGQEIRYRDYLKGRPVDVLIIPPQWRARDIVAEMKRESIQVNSILIEHKGELVEFNNQY; this is encoded by the coding sequence ATGACTGCATCCGTCAAACGCAAACAGGTTGCATCCCGTCCGCATAAAGCGCGGCCCAAGCCATTGATCGCGACATGCCCTGCTTGCGGTCATCATATTGCTGCGCCGTTTTTTCCCGCGGGCGACAAGCCGCTGGCGACTTTGGCTTGGCCTAAAAGCCAGGGGGAAGCGCAGCGTATGAAGCAACTGCCGCTGAACTATGTTTGTTGCGTTGATTGCAGCCATGTCTTTAATACCGAATTTCAGTATGACGAAGTGCCATATTCAGAGAAACCCAACCTGATGTTTAACGAGGGCAAAAACTGGTCGGAATTTATTCAACGGATGCAACGGCGAATTATTGACCCACTCCCATCTGCGCCGCGCGTTGTTGAGATTGGTCACGGCAACGGCGCGTTTCTTTCTGCACTTTCGAGATTGCGTCCCGAGGGGAAATTCATCGGATTTGATCCAAACGGCGCTGCCAAGGGATCAGAAAATGTAGAGTTAGTCCAGGCGTTATTTCAGCCGGACATTCACCTGGCGGAGATCATGCCCGATATCGTTATCAGCCGCCATGTGTTAGAACACTTAATGAATCCTCTGGCGTTTTTACAATCGCTGCAATTTCATGCCAGCAGCATTGACCTTGATCTGCTCGCCTATTTTGAAGCGCCTTGTATTGACCGGGCAATTCAAACACAGCGCACGGTAGATTTTTATTACGAACACAATTCGCAATTCACCAGCAAGTCATTCTCGCGCATGTTGTCCCGATGCGGCGCTGTACCGGAAGACATCGGCCTGGGCTACGGAGGAGAAGTGATCTACGGCTTCGTGCGCATGGGAGACTGCAAGCGCCAGATTGAACATGCGCACATGGCGACAAGTTTTATGGAATCCGCCTACGCAAGCGAGCGGACGATCAAACGGCAATTGCAGGAACTGACCGACGCCGGGCGCCGCGTGGCGATATGGGGCGGGACAGGGAAATCCGCAGCATTTATTAATCGTTACGAATTGGATGCGGAGCGCTTTCCGATTGTCGTTGATTCCGACCCAGACAAAGCGGGTACGTATGTTCCCGGCGCAGGGCAGGAGATTCGTTATCGCGATTATCTGAAAGGACGCCCGGTTGACGTCCTCATCATCCCGCCGCAGTGGCGCGCAAGAGACATTGTGGCTGAGATGAAGCGTGAGAGCATTCAGGTGAATTCAATCTTAATCGAACATAAAGGCGAATTGGTTGAATTTAACAATCAGTATTAA
- a CDS encoding Gfo/Idh/MocA family oxidoreductase, with amino-acid sequence MPNAKLRIGVIGHGFMGKMHAHAYRSLPFYYDPAPAKTELTGVATQSESSMKRAIENGGFAFGTTDYKELCAHPDIDVIHCCTPNYLHKDILLCALENGKHVYMDKPLCMNLDEARIMANCAKQHPEQFTQMTFQYRFVPALLRAKQLIEQGALGRLFSARVCYLHAGYVDPKRPHSWRLDVSQSGKGGALFDLGAHVIDLTRHLLGEFEEVLHCGETFVKERPLPDNPNKTAPVEVDDISLMMFRLENGAIGTLESSRLATGVQDEIRFEAHGDKGAIRFNLMQPNFLEFYDATSPGGDYGGERGFKAIECVARYPKPASLPGPKNTIGWERFHVHCLYHFVKSIVDGVQPQPSIFDGAKVQAVLEAALESGASKQWTKVPQVD; translated from the coding sequence ATGCCGAACGCAAAATTACGTATAGGTGTCATCGGTCACGGCTTCATGGGCAAGATGCACGCCCACGCCTACCGCTCGCTGCCGTTTTATTACGACCCCGCGCCTGCAAAAACCGAATTGACGGGCGTCGCGACGCAAAGCGAATCTTCCATGAAACGGGCGATTGAAAATGGGGGCTTTGCGTTCGGAACCACCGACTACAAAGAACTATGCGCGCATCCAGACATTGACGTGATTCATTGCTGTACGCCCAATTATTTGCATAAAGACATCCTGCTATGCGCTTTGGAAAACGGCAAGCATGTATACATGGACAAGCCGCTGTGTATGAATCTTGATGAAGCCCGCATCATGGCGAATTGCGCCAAACAGCATCCCGAGCAATTCACCCAGATGACATTTCAATACCGCTTTGTCCCGGCATTATTACGCGCGAAGCAACTGATCGAACAAGGCGCGTTGGGGCGTCTGTTCAGCGCCCGCGTCTGTTACCTTCATGCGGGGTATGTCGATCCCAAGCGGCCTCACTCCTGGCGGTTGGATGTATCCCAAAGCGGAAAAGGCGGCGCGTTGTTTGATCTCGGCGCTCATGTCATTGATCTGACGCGGCATTTATTGGGCGAGTTCGAAGAAGTTCTGCATTGCGGCGAGACGTTTGTTAAAGAGCGCCCTCTGCCCGACAATCCAAACAAAACCGCCCCGGTCGAAGTCGATGATATTTCTCTTATGATGTTCCGTCTTGAAAATGGAGCAATCGGGACACTAGAGTCATCTCGCCTCGCGACTGGCGTTCAAGATGAAATTCGCTTTGAGGCGCACGGCGACAAGGGCGCGATACGATTCAATTTGATGCAACCGAATTTCCTGGAATTTTACGACGCAACTTCTCCGGGAGGCGATTACGGCGGGGAGCGCGGCTTCAAAGCGATCGAGTGCGTGGCGCGTTATCCCAAGCCAGCGTCATTACCCGGCCCCAAAAACACCATCGGCTGGGAGCGCTTTCACGTTCATTGCCTGTATCATTTCGTCAAATCAATCGTTGACGGCGTCCAACCGCAGCCTAGCATTTTTGACGGCGCCAAAGTACAGGCCGTGCTTGAAGCGGCGCTTGAATCGGGCGCATCAAAACAATGGACAAAGGTTCCTCAAGTCGATTGA
- a CDS encoding tetratricopeptide repeat protein, whose translation MGYLQYIQNNPNDANAFKMISLLYHESDQPERAIQAIDKAIQIEPEQVAFFILKGVYCTNSSRYPEAIHALKQACVMDSENIEAYQKLGYAYGQNEQYHEAAACFKRAIKIDPQKSESHSNLGALYMEMSEHALAEDCLMRALTLGPNQATVHANLGKLYLNQRRFFDAEKELRHAITLNPDLRNAKLLLAKVLKEQGAVDDAVQHYQNWLLLEQPRDPYWNNYLLTLQYSGTATSEQLCQAAVHWGRQLSNITPKAPCLQRDWREDRPLRIGYVSGDLRNHPVGYFIEHVFRAHNREQYEVYCYSNAKVEDDLSLRLKRYVQQWRDIHLLNDKAVVQRIQQDGIDILIDLSGHTANNRLEVFAAKPAPVQATWLGYFSSTGLPEMDVIIGDSFVIPPEEEQYYIERVERLPNSYLCFTPPCMNVSVGELPCKKNGFVTFGCFNAISKFNDNVLELWANILQKIEQSRLLLKTNGFDDPSLRQKMIDAFKRNGIDEERIIIEGNSPRIELLNTYNQVDIALDPFPFNGGTTTAEALWMGVPVITLRGDRFVSHVGESILQAIGRPEWIASSIEEYSKIAIHLANQIPSLEQLRASLRTQLCQSPLCDAETFTNDLETLYRRLWHDCIRQTQTGCIPSA comes from the coding sequence TTGGGATATCTTCAGTATATTCAGAATAATCCGAATGACGCCAATGCCTTTAAGATGATAAGCCTTCTCTATCATGAGAGCGATCAACCGGAACGGGCAATTCAAGCAATCGACAAAGCCATTCAAATTGAGCCGGAGCAAGTCGCTTTCTTTATTTTGAAAGGTGTATATTGCACGAATTCAAGCCGCTACCCGGAGGCGATTCATGCACTAAAACAGGCTTGCGTAATGGATTCTGAAAACATTGAAGCCTATCAAAAACTCGGATACGCCTATGGACAGAATGAGCAATATCATGAAGCGGCGGCTTGCTTTAAGCGGGCAATTAAAATTGATCCTCAAAAAAGTGAATCTCACTCAAACCTGGGCGCACTGTATATGGAAATGAGTGAACACGCGCTCGCGGAAGATTGTTTAATGCGGGCGCTTACGCTCGGCCCCAATCAAGCGACTGTACATGCCAATCTCGGCAAATTATATCTGAACCAACGGCGCTTTTTCGATGCAGAGAAAGAACTGCGGCATGCAATTACTCTCAACCCTGATCTGCGAAATGCAAAGCTTCTTTTGGCGAAAGTGTTGAAAGAACAGGGCGCGGTTGATGACGCTGTGCAACACTATCAGAACTGGCTTCTCCTTGAGCAACCCCGCGATCCTTATTGGAACAACTATCTCTTAACGCTTCAATATTCAGGTACAGCGACTTCTGAGCAACTCTGTCAAGCGGCCGTTCACTGGGGGCGCCAACTATCAAACATCACGCCGAAGGCTCCATGTCTTCAGCGGGATTGGCGTGAAGACCGGCCCTTGCGTATTGGCTATGTGTCCGGCGATTTGCGAAACCATCCCGTCGGGTATTTTATCGAGCATGTTTTTCGAGCACATAACCGGGAACAATATGAAGTCTATTGTTATTCCAATGCAAAAGTCGAAGATGATTTAAGTCTGCGTTTAAAACGCTATGTTCAACAGTGGCGTGATATCCATTTGCTGAATGACAAGGCGGTCGTTCAGCGTATTCAACAGGATGGCATTGATATTCTGATCGATTTGTCAGGGCATACGGCTAATAACCGGTTAGAGGTGTTCGCTGCAAAGCCTGCGCCGGTTCAAGCGACTTGGTTGGGGTATTTTTCCTCTACGGGATTGCCCGAAATGGATGTGATTATTGGCGACTCATTCGTCATTCCTCCCGAAGAAGAACAATATTACATTGAACGAGTCGAGCGTCTTCCAAATAGTTATCTTTGTTTCACGCCGCCTTGTATGAATGTTTCTGTCGGCGAACTTCCTTGCAAGAAAAACGGTTTTGTTACGTTTGGCTGTTTCAACGCAATCTCAAAATTCAATGACAACGTACTTGAGTTGTGGGCGAACATTTTACAGAAAATCGAACAGAGCCGTTTGTTGTTAAAAACAAATGGTTTTGACGATCCCTCTCTTCGCCAGAAAATGATTGACGCATTCAAACGCAACGGCATTGATGAGGAGCGTATCATCATTGAAGGGAATTCGCCGCGCATTGAATTGTTGAATACATACAATCAAGTAGATATTGCGCTGGACCCGTTTCCGTTTAACGGCGGCACCACCACAGCGGAAGCGTTGTGGATGGGCGTCCCTGTTATTACGTTACGCGGCGACCGGTTTGTCTCTCATGTCGGTGAGAGCATTCTGCAGGCGATCGGGCGCCCTGAGTGGATCGCTTCGAGCATCGAGGAATATAGTAAAATCGCAATCCATCTCGCGAACCAGATTCCATCACTTGAACAATTACGCGCATCGCTTCGAACGCAACTTTGTCAGTCTCCTCTTTGTGATGCGGAAACATTTACGAACGATTTAGAAACCCTTTACAGGAGACTTTGGCATGACTGCATCCGTCAAACGCAAACAGGTTGCATCCCGTCCGCATAA
- a CDS encoding sodium/solute symporter (Members of the Solute:Sodium Symporter (SSS), TC 2.A.21 as described in tcdb.org, catalyze solute:Na+ symport. Known solutes for members of the family include sugars, amino acids, nucleosides, inositols, vitamins, urea or anions, depending on the system.) produces MSNIATLDYIIFFLYFAIVISIAIWVSTKPKGEERTSEDYFLAGRSLPWWIIGTSLIASNISAEQMIGMTGSAFASGIAVVSYEWMAAVTLLIVAKFFLPTFLKMRIYSMPQYLENRFDARVSMGLGVFWLLVYVFVNLTAVLYLGALTMERVAQIPLWYGIIGLAAISLIYTLYGGLSAVAWTDIIQVAVLFLGGTALTYVGLNAVSDGGGAIVGFNMLIEQAPDRFHTFLPWNHPDLPWIGVFIGGMWMANISYWGFNQYITQRALAGKNIREAQLGLVFAAFLKVIVPIVVLLPGIIVYVLMPDLVPVDEFGVQRNDMAYATLINELAPVGLKGLVIAALIAAIVSSLNSMTNSSATIFTMDIYRKFDHKASERRLVFIGRVTSLVAIMIAICMAPLMQSFDQMFQYIQEYTGFVSPGVVAIFFYGLFWKRATPAAALWMVILTIPLSVAFKFAPDMLFPDTMAAAFINPFLNRMGLTFVILMIVGYVVSMMTTPKPIDVEEEPVSFSTSFVFNLAAITILGALAALYTMFY; encoded by the coding sequence ATGAGCAACATTGCGACGTTAGATTACATTATCTTTTTTCTGTACTTTGCGATTGTCATATCAATCGCTATCTGGGTGTCAACCAAGCCGAAAGGGGAAGAGCGAACCTCCGAAGATTACTTTCTTGCGGGCCGCTCATTGCCCTGGTGGATTATCGGCACTTCATTGATCGCGTCGAACATATCCGCTGAGCAAATGATCGGCATGACCGGATCAGCATTCGCCAGCGGAATCGCCGTGGTGTCGTATGAATGGATGGCGGCGGTCACACTGCTGATCGTGGCGAAGTTCTTCCTGCCAACATTCTTGAAGATGCGCATCTACAGCATGCCGCAGTATCTCGAAAACCGCTTTGACGCCCGCGTCAGTATGGGCTTGGGCGTGTTTTGGCTATTGGTATATGTCTTCGTGAACTTGACCGCAGTGCTCTATCTCGGAGCATTAACCATGGAGCGGGTCGCGCAAATCCCACTTTGGTACGGTATCATCGGCCTCGCTGCGATTTCGTTGATTTATACGCTTTATGGTGGTTTGTCGGCGGTGGCGTGGACGGACATCATCCAAGTCGCGGTGTTGTTCTTAGGCGGTACGGCGTTGACTTATGTTGGCCTAAATGCGGTCAGTGACGGCGGCGGCGCCATTGTTGGATTTAACATGCTGATTGAGCAAGCGCCCGACCGCTTTCACACGTTTCTGCCGTGGAACCACCCCGATCTGCCCTGGATCGGCGTATTCATCGGCGGGATGTGGATGGCGAACATCAGCTATTGGGGATTCAACCAATATATCACTCAACGCGCCTTGGCGGGAAAGAACATCCGTGAGGCGCAATTGGGTTTGGTCTTCGCCGCGTTTTTGAAGGTAATTGTGCCGATTGTCGTCTTGCTGCCAGGCATTATTGTTTATGTCTTGATGCCAGACCTGGTCCCGGTTGATGAATTCGGTGTTCAGCGCAATGACATGGCCTATGCGACATTGATAAACGAACTCGCCCCGGTTGGGCTTAAAGGCCTAGTCATCGCGGCATTGATCGCTGCTATCGTCTCGTCGCTTAACTCAATGACCAATAGTTCCGCCACCATCTTTACGATGGATATCTACCGAAAATTCGACCACAAAGCCTCTGAACGCCGCCTAGTCTTCATTGGCCGCGTTACCTCGTTGGTTGCCATCATGATCGCGATTTGTATGGCGCCGTTGATGCAGAGTTTCGACCAGATGTTCCAGTACATCCAGGAATACACCGGTTTCGTCTCGCCCGGTGTTGTAGCGATCTTCTTCTATGGTCTGTTCTGGAAACGCGCTACGCCCGCTGCTGCATTGTGGATGGTGATTCTGACGATTCCATTGTCGGTTGCGTTCAAGTTTGCGCCGGATATGCTGTTCCCCGATACGATGGCGGCGGCGTTTATTAACCCGTTCTTAAATCGCATGGGGCTGACATTTGTTATCTTGATGATCGTTGGTTATGTGGTTTCAATGATGACCACGCCAAAACCGATTGATGTCGAAGAAGAGCCCGTTTCATTCTCGACTTCATTTGTGTTTAATTTGGCGGCCATCACGATTTTGGGCGCTTTGGCTGCTCTCTATACCATGTTCTATTAA
- a CDS encoding type II secretion system protein GspG: MTLGSLVAKFAVIGAVGYMATASAEDFIGGLTQSTGVVVARADMKSFHQKFSEFYTTNGRYPTPPQELHFFIKEEYDTPPEETIKDPWGAEYLFLGPEVEIRCLGADQKLFSNDDLTTPYPPNRNPPVLIQPRRR; encoded by the coding sequence ATGACGTTGGGATCATTGGTTGCGAAGTTTGCCGTAATCGGCGCTGTGGGCTATATGGCAACGGCGTCTGCAGAAGATTTCATCGGAGGATTAACGCAATCGACAGGAGTTGTCGTCGCCCGCGCTGATATGAAATCGTTTCACCAAAAGTTTTCTGAGTTTTACACAACAAACGGCCGCTACCCGACCCCGCCGCAAGAACTGCATTTTTTTATCAAGGAAGAATATGACACGCCGCCCGAAGAAACGATCAAAGATCCATGGGGAGCGGAATACTTATTTTTAGGCCCCGAAGTTGAGATACGATGCCTGGGCGCAGATCAGAAACTCTTTTCAAACGACGACCTGACCACGCCTTATCCACCGAATCGCAATCCACCAGTCTTGATTCAACCAAGACGGAGATAG
- the dcd gene encoding dCTP deaminase: MILSGREIHSQLGKTIFIDPFDENRLNPNSYNLRLHHQLLVYQNQALDMKTPNPTEYITIPEEGLLLETGKLYLGRTVEFTETKAYVPMLEGRSSIGRLGLFVHVTAGFGDVGFAGFWTLEMFCVQPVRIYPNVEICQIYYHRIDGEYDLYHSDKYQNNKGIQPSLLYKDFEPKA; the protein is encoded by the coding sequence ATGATTCTATCCGGGCGTGAAATTCATAGCCAACTCGGCAAGACGATCTTCATTGATCCTTTTGACGAGAACCGCCTGAATCCGAATAGTTATAATTTACGCCTTCATCATCAATTGCTGGTTTACCAAAACCAGGCGCTTGATATGAAGACGCCCAACCCGACCGAATACATTACCATCCCTGAAGAGGGTTTGCTGCTCGAAACTGGAAAACTGTACTTAGGCCGCACGGTTGAATTCACCGAAACCAAAGCGTATGTCCCCATGTTGGAAGGACGGTCTTCGATTGGGCGCCTGGGGTTGTTTGTTCACGTAACCGCCGGATTCGGCGACGTCGGGTTTGCTGGCTTCTGGACGTTAGAAATGTTCTGCGTCCAACCGGTTCGCATTTATCCCAATGTTGAAATCTGCCAAATCTATTACCACCGCATCGACGGTGAATACGATTTGTATCACAGCGATAAATACCAGAACAACAAAGGCATTCAACCCAGCCTGTTGTATAAAGACTTTGAACCGAAAGCCTAA
- a CDS encoding Gfo/Idh/MocA family oxidoreductase, translating to MSSNINRRSFLASSLTAATAPMFISSSVFADSPNNKITVAFIGTGNNGTNWLSPFLRDDRVKVVAVCDVNKEGPGYWDNSIRGREPALRMVNQFYDQTLCDGYEDYREVIARKDIDAVYIGTPDHWHAIMAIQAAKAKKDIYCQKPLSLTIGEGRMMSDAVNKAGVVFQTGSQQRSDSNFRRACELVLNGRIGKLHTVRCGLPGGIPDFGKTAHRTDPEPIPEGFNYSYWLGPTPVEYYCPARVGVNFRWNLNYSGGQITDWGGHHPDIAQWGMGTQYTGPVAVKNASGKFAEHPLYNTAVEYYFECHYANGVKLIISSKEKRGGVTFEGKNGSVWANRGSHDADPKSILNEKIGENEIHLYKSDDHVTNFIDCMISREECVAPVEAAHRSITLAHLGNIALQTGRDLKWDPDKEEIINDAGANAMLNRPHRRPWAL from the coding sequence ATGTCTTCTAATATCAATCGCCGATCATTTCTTGCTTCATCACTCACTGCTGCGACCGCGCCAATGTTTATTTCATCAAGCGTGTTTGCTGACTCGCCCAACAACAAAATCACCGTTGCATTCATTGGGACGGGCAATAACGGCACCAATTGGCTCAGCCCGTTTCTACGCGACGACCGCGTTAAAGTGGTTGCGGTTTGCGACGTCAATAAAGAAGGCCCCGGCTACTGGGACAATTCGATCAGAGGCCGTGAACCGGCGCTGCGCATGGTCAACCAATTTTACGACCAGACACTATGCGACGGGTATGAAGACTACCGCGAAGTTATTGCGCGAAAAGACATTGACGCCGTATACATCGGTACGCCCGATCACTGGCACGCCATCATGGCGATCCAGGCGGCGAAAGCCAAAAAAGATATCTATTGCCAAAAGCCGTTGTCGTTAACCATTGGCGAAGGCCGCATGATGTCAGACGCAGTCAACAAAGCAGGCGTTGTTTTCCAAACCGGCAGCCAGCAGCGCTCCGACTCAAATTTCCGCCGCGCATGTGAACTCGTACTCAACGGTCGCATTGGCAAATTACATACCGTGCGTTGCGGATTGCCAGGAGGCATCCCCGATTTTGGCAAGACGGCGCATCGCACGGACCCCGAGCCAATCCCGGAAGGCTTCAATTATAGTTACTGGCTAGGGCCAACTCCGGTTGAGTATTACTGCCCTGCCCGCGTCGGCGTTAATTTCCGTTGGAACCTGAATTATTCGGGCGGACAGATCACTGATTGGGGCGGACACCATCCCGACATCGCGCAATGGGGCATGGGGACGCAATACACCGGCCCGGTCGCGGTGAAAAACGCCAGCGGAAAATTCGCCGAGCACCCGCTTTACAACACTGCGGTCGAATATTACTTTGAATGCCATTACGCCAACGGCGTGAAGTTAATTATCTCCAGCAAAGAGAAGCGCGGCGGCGTCACCTTTGAAGGCAAAAACGGCAGCGTATGGGCAAACCGCGGCAGCCATGACGCCGACCCGAAATCTATTCTCAATGAAAAGATCGGCGAAAATGAAATTCATCTGTATAAGAGTGACGACCATGTTACGAATTTTATTGATTGCATGATTTCCCGTGAAGAATGCGTCGCGCCCGTCGAAGCCGCGCACCGTTCAATCACACTCGCGCACTTGGGCAACATTGCCCTGCAAACAGGCCGCGACCTGAAATGGGACCCGGACAAAGAAGAAATCATCAATGATGCAGGCGCGAATGCCATGCTCAACCGCCCCCATCGCCGCCCGTGGGCGCTGTAA
- a CDS encoding bile acid:sodium symporter family protein: protein MKQLKTILTVYTNLFAVWVVLFGIIAFYVPGPFVAIKPGMNWFFALTMFGIGVVLQAEDFVRIIRHPLVILIGVVSQYTIMPLGAYLICQWMGFSDAITVGLVLTGSAPGAMSSNVLSYIAKADVAYSVSLTTASTMLCPILTPGLTLLLAGAKMDVPFTKMMIDIVWMVLVPLLAGFALRHFFRKTIDRILFVFPAISTTFIVMVCSLVIAANRDRLPNITGGIFVAALFLNAYGTIMGYSVGSIFRMEKRRRRTLAIEIGMQNAGLGVVLALQHFGEETAAPAAIFVFVCIITASVLASIWRNSPEADEVLAGGES from the coding sequence ATGAAACAATTGAAAACAATTCTCACGGTTTACACCAACCTGTTTGCCGTCTGGGTTGTCCTTTTTGGAATCATCGCTTTTTACGTCCCCGGTCCGTTCGTTGCAATCAAACCCGGCATGAACTGGTTCTTTGCGCTGACCATGTTCGGCATCGGCGTTGTGTTGCAAGCCGAAGATTTCGTCCGCATCATACGCCACCCGCTCGTCATATTGATTGGCGTGGTTTCTCAATACACCATCATGCCGCTGGGCGCTTATTTGATCTGCCAATGGATGGGATTTTCAGACGCCATCACCGTCGGCTTGGTGCTGACAGGCTCCGCACCGGGCGCGATGTCAAGCAATGTACTCAGTTACATCGCCAAGGCCGACGTCGCTTACTCGGTGTCACTCACAACGGCCTCGACTATGCTTTGTCCGATCCTCACGCCAGGACTCACCCTCCTGCTGGCAGGCGCAAAGATGGACGTGCCGTTCACCAAAATGATGATCGACATCGTTTGGATGGTGCTGGTTCCATTACTGGCGGGGTTTGCGCTTCGGCATTTTTTCCGTAAAACGATAGATCGAATTCTGTTTGTCTTTCCGGCAATTTCCACCACCTTCATCGTCATGGTATGCAGCCTGGTCATCGCAGCCAACCGCGACCGTCTGCCAAATATTACGGGCGGAATTTTTGTTGCCGCGCTATTTCTTAATGCGTATGGAACCATCATGGGCTACAGCGTCGGTTCCATTTTTCGCATGGAAAAACGCCGCCGCCGAACGCTTGCTATCGAAATTGGAATGCAGAACGCAGGTCTTGGCGTCGTATTAGCGTTGCAGCATTTTGGCGAAGAAACCGCCGCGCCCGCCGCAATATTCGTTTTCGTTTGCATTATCACAGCCAGCGTGTTAGCGTCGATTTGGCGCAATTCACCAGAAGCAGATGAAGTTTTAGCAGGAGGAGAATCATGA
- a CDS encoding SufE family protein, whose protein sequence is MSANMDLDHLYETFEFLDDWEERYRVIIDLGRKLPEMPEEQKTEETKVRGCMSQVWMITKKIDDAPPRYEFIADSDSHIVKGLIGVLQLAYSGKTLDEIREVKIEDIFARLGLDSHLSPNRRNGFFSMVERINLLASAN, encoded by the coding sequence ATGAGCGCCAACATGGATTTAGACCATTTATACGAAACATTTGAATTTCTAGATGACTGGGAAGAACGCTACCGCGTCATCATTGATTTAGGCCGCAAATTGCCCGAAATGCCGGAAGAACAGAAGACGGAAGAAACCAAAGTACGCGGTTGTATGAGCCAGGTGTGGATGATTACCAAAAAAATTGATGACGCTCCACCGCGTTACGAATTTATTGCTGATAGCGATTCTCATATCGTGAAGGGACTCATCGGCGTTTTGCAATTGGCGTATTCAGGCAAAACTCTCGACGAAATCCGCGAAGTCAAAATTGAGGATATATTTGCGCGTCTGGGGCTAGATAGCCACCTTAGCCCCAACCGGAGGAACGGTTTTTTCTCTATGGTGGAAAGAATCAATCTACTCGCATCAGCCAATTAG